Below is a window of Rhipicephalus sanguineus isolate Rsan-2018 chromosome 9, BIME_Rsan_1.4, whole genome shotgun sequence DNA.
CGGAACCTTTCCGAACACCTGGACGCGTACGCGACTCAGCGCTCGCGCGTCCTGGTGCGTTCCATGCAAGCCCTACGCGAGCACCACAAGACCGGCTCGGCGAGCAGCGGCACGCTTCCGCCCCAGCCCTCGTCGTCGCCGCAGCTGGGCGCGAACCGCAAGAGTCGCGTGCCGCGCCGACTGCACGACGCCCTGATGCGAGGCCTGAGGCGCGCCACGGACGTCGCGGGCCTCCAGGAGACGACTTCGCGCGACGAGCTCCTGGACCAGGAGGTCGAGGCGTACCTGACCACGCTGACGGCGCTGTGCCGCCTGATGCAAGCCGAGGACGAGCTCTTGCGCAAGGTCCTGGGCCCGGACCCCCCGCTGCCCCTGGAACGCGTCGTCCTGGCTGCTCTGGAAGCGGTCACCCAGGAAGGCGAAGCCCTGGCCGGACGCGTCAAACGTTGCGTCGCCCGGCACGACTTCGTCAGCGTCCTCTGCCTCTTCCCGGTCCTCCAGCACGTGCGGGCGCTTCGCAAGGACTACGAGTCTCTGCTGTCCGGGCCGACCTCCGGTCGCGCGGCCGCCGCGCGTCTTCCGGGTCTGGCCGTCACCCTCCAGACGACGCTCAACAAGGCGCTGGAAGAGCTCGTGGACAGCGTCAAGGGAGACCCCGAGGGCAAGATGCCGCGAGACGGCACCGTGCACGAGCTCACCAGCAACGTGATGGTGGTGCTCGAGCAGTTGCTGGGCTTCGTCGAGGCCGCCGGGGCCGTGCTGGCCGTCTGGGACCTGGCGTCGTTCAGCCAAAGCCGGGATCCTAACCGCGCCGCTCTGGCGCAGTACGTGACTCGAGTCCTGTCGGTGCTCAACCTGACGCTGCACAACAAGAGCGCACGATACGAAGACCAAGCCCTGCAGGCCGTCTTTCGGCTGAACAACCTACACTACGTTCTGAGGGCTCTCGTGCGGTCGGGTCTTCTGGAGGTCGTCCAGATGTACGAGCCCTCGCTGGGAAAGCAGTACGAGGAGCAGATCAGGGACCAGAAGCGGCTCTACTCCCAGAGCTGGAGTCGCGTCCTCCACTACGTCTTGGAGGTGGACCGACCGCTGTCCACGTCCGCCGTGGCGGCGGGCGGCGCCAAACTGAGAGACAAGGACCGGCAGACCATCAAGGACAAGTTCACTGGATTCAACCGCGAGCTGGAGGAGCTGTACCGCGTGCAGAAGGCGTACGCCGTACCTGACGTCGAACTTCGAGAAAGCTTGAAGCGCGACAACAAGGAGTTCGTGCTGCCGAAGTACAAGATGTTCTACGACAAGTACGTATCGGTGCCCTTCACGAAGAACCCGGACAAGTACCTCAAGTACACGCCACTCCAGGTGTCCAACCTTATTGACCAGTTCTTTGATGCGGCTGCGTGAGTCGAGCTTGCCAGTGCTGTGAACATGTCTTTTTTTGTGGATTCTGTTATTTAATAAACTTTTTTACTTTCATGCTTCTTCCGTTACTCATCCTGGAGCTTCCTGGAATTTGCCTTCTCTGATCTGAAGGTAAACGCAAGTAAAGCACTAATACCTTCTTGC
It encodes the following:
- the LOC119405160 gene encoding exocyst complex component 7; translated protein: MDGVQLKVARQVENIKLFQEALAKSSQLSKGMCGILSSFDERLMKLERTILPVYHETGNLQRRQENIERTLAQLEEVVQLYGVSQMAKPKISQGPSDQNLDSFLEAMEQVEKARDYFEQNSPHNIEANLLEQLFNEGVTGLQAEFEALLARHSRPVAPVAILDLVEAECPQSATSPTNAAAALEPLPAAVVNDLSRISSWLRKRNLSEHLDAYATQRSRVLVRSMQALREHHKTGSASSGTLPPQPSSSPQLGANRKSRVPRRLHDALMRGLRRATDVAGLQETTSRDELLDQEVEAYLTTLTALCRLMQAEDELLRKVLGPDPPLPLERVVLAALEAVTQEGEALAGRVKRCVARHDFVSVLCLFPVLQHVRALRKDYESLLSGPTSGRAAAARLPGLAVTLQTTLNKALEELVDSVKGDPEGKMPRDGTVHELTSNVMVVLEQLLGFVEAAGAVLAVWDLASFSQSRDPNRAALAQYVTRVLSVLNLTLHNKSARYEDQALQAVFRLNNLHYVLRALVRSGLLEVVQMYEPSLGKQYEEQIRDQKRLYSQSWSRVLHYVLEVDRPLSTSAVAAGGAKLRDKDRQTIKDKFTGFNRELEELYRVQKAYAVPDVELRESLKRDNKEFVLPKYKMFYDKYVSVPFTKNPDKYLKYTPLQVSNLIDQFFDAAA